In Pseudomonas putida, a genomic segment contains:
- a CDS encoding 4-hydroxyproline epimerase: MKQIHVIDSHTGGEPTRLVMKGFPALQGRSMAEQRDELRELHDHWRRACLLEPRGNDVLVGALYCPPVSADATCGVIFFNNAGYLNMCGHGTIGLVASLQHLGLIEPGEHRIDTPVGQVSATLHEDGAITIGNVPSYRYRQQVAVEVPGHGVVHGDIAWGGNWFFLVAQHGQRIELANRDALTDYTWAMLKALEAQGITGENGAPIDHVELFADDPDADSRNFVMCPGKAYDRSPCGTGTSAKLACLAADGKLGEGQTWVQASITGSQFQGRYQRDGERIRPFITGRAYMTADSTLLIDEQDPFAWGI; this comes from the coding sequence ATGAAACAGATCCACGTCATCGACTCGCATACCGGCGGTGAACCGACCCGCCTGGTGATGAAAGGTTTCCCGGCACTGCAGGGTCGCAGCATGGCCGAGCAGCGCGACGAACTGCGCGAGCTGCACGACCATTGGCGGCGCGCCTGCCTGCTGGAGCCACGCGGCAACGATGTGCTGGTGGGCGCGTTGTACTGCCCGCCGGTCTCGGCAGATGCCACCTGCGGGGTGATCTTCTTCAACAACGCCGGCTACCTGAACATGTGCGGCCACGGCACCATCGGCCTGGTTGCCTCCCTGCAGCACCTGGGCCTGATCGAACCCGGCGAGCACAGGATCGACACCCCGGTCGGCCAAGTCAGCGCGACCCTGCACGAAGACGGCGCGATCACCATCGGCAACGTGCCGTCCTATCGCTACCGCCAGCAGGTTGCGGTCGAGGTGCCCGGCCATGGCGTGGTGCATGGCGATATCGCCTGGGGTGGCAACTGGTTCTTCCTGGTTGCCCAACACGGCCAGCGCATCGAGCTTGCCAACCGCGATGCCCTCACCGACTACACCTGGGCCATGCTCAAGGCCCTCGAAGCACAGGGCATCACCGGCGAAAACGGTGCGCCCATCGACCATGTCGAGCTGTTCGCCGACGACCCCGACGCCGACAGCCGCAACTTCGTCATGTGCCCGGGCAAGGCCTACGACCGCTCGCCTTGCGGCACCGGTACCAGCGCCAAGCTGGCGTGCCTGGCCGCCGACGGCAAGCTCGGCGAAGGCCAGACCTGGGTCCAGGCCAGTATCACCGGCAGCCAGTTCCAGGGCCGCTACCAACGCGACGGCGAACGCATTCGCCCGTTCATCACCGGCCGCGCCTACATGACCGCCGACAGCACCCTGCTGATCGACGAACAGGATCCGTTCGCCTGGGGCATCTGA
- a CDS encoding dihydrodipicolinate synthase family protein, protein MTDNIFTGCMPALMTPCTTERKPDFDALVRKGRELIEAGMSAVVYCGSMGDWPLLTEAERQEGVARLVAAGIPTIVGTGAVNTREAVSHAAHAAKVGAAGLMVIPRVLSRGASLIAQKHHFSAILAAAPKLPAVIYNSPYYGFATRADLFFELRREYPNLIGFKEFGGGADLRYAAEHITSKDDDVTLMVGVDTQVVHGFVNCAATGAITGIGNALPREVLQLVSLSKQAAKGDARARRLARELESALAVLSSFDEGCDLVLYYKHLMVLNGDREYGLHFNETDVLTDAQRNYAEQQYALFRTWYASWSAEQNLA, encoded by the coding sequence ATGACCGACAACATCTTCACCGGCTGCATGCCCGCCCTGATGACCCCGTGCACCACCGAGCGCAAGCCGGACTTCGACGCCCTGGTGCGCAAGGGCCGCGAACTGATCGAGGCCGGCATGAGCGCCGTGGTCTACTGCGGATCGATGGGCGACTGGCCGCTGCTGACCGAGGCCGAGCGCCAGGAAGGCGTGGCGCGCCTGGTAGCCGCCGGCATTCCGACCATCGTCGGCACGGGCGCTGTGAACACCCGTGAGGCGGTATCGCATGCCGCCCATGCCGCCAAGGTCGGCGCCGCTGGCCTGATGGTCATCCCCCGGGTGCTCAGCCGCGGCGCCTCGCTGATCGCCCAGAAGCACCATTTCTCGGCGATCCTCGCGGCCGCGCCGAAACTGCCAGCGGTGATCTACAACAGCCCCTACTACGGCTTCGCCACCCGCGCCGACCTGTTCTTCGAACTGCGTCGCGAATACCCCAACCTGATCGGCTTCAAGGAGTTCGGCGGCGGCGCCGACCTGCGCTATGCCGCCGAGCACATCACCTCCAAGGACGACGACGTGACGCTGATGGTCGGCGTCGACACCCAGGTGGTGCATGGCTTCGTCAACTGTGCGGCCACCGGCGCCATCACCGGTATCGGCAACGCACTGCCGCGTGAAGTGCTGCAACTGGTGAGCCTGAGCAAGCAGGCCGCCAAGGGCGACGCCCGCGCTCGCCGCCTGGCGCGTGAACTGGAGTCGGCGCTGGCAGTGCTGTCGTCGTTCGATGAAGGCTGCGACCTGGTGCTGTACTACAAGCACTTGATGGTGCTCAACGGCGACCGCGAGTACGGCCTGCATTTCAACGAAACCGATGTCCTCACCGACGCCCAGCGCAACTATGCCGAGCAGCAGTACGCGCTGTTCCGCACCTGGTACGCCAGCTGGTCGGCGGAGCAGAACCTGGCCTGA
- a CDS encoding aldehyde dehydrogenase (NADP(+)), translated as MTLTGNLLIGQRAVPGSRDAIRAIDPASNQALEPAYAGGTAEHVAQACALAWAAFDAYRETSLEQRAHFLDTIASQIEALGDTLIDRVVAESGLPKARIQGERGRTCGQLRTFARVVRSGEWLDVRVDNAQPTRQPLPRADLRQRQVALGPVAVFGASNFPLAFSVAGGDTASALAAGCPVVVKAHGAHPGTSELVGQAVARAVQLCDLPEGVFSLLYGAGREVGMALVRDPRIKAVGFTGSRSGGIALCQAAQARPEPIPVYAEMSSINPVFLFDAALQARGEALTQGFVASLTQGAGQFCTNPGLVIARQGPALQRFIANASEQVRQAAAQTMLTPGIADAYQAGVGALADNTNAEVAASGQPQHGPNQCQAQLFVTNAVAFLSDPALQAEVFGAASLVVACDSDEQVRQVAEHLEGQLTATLHLDDGDIERARELVPTLERKAGRILVNGWPTGVEVCDAMVHGGPFPATSDARSTSVGTAAILRFLRPVCYQDFPDALLPVALQHGNPLQLRRLLDGQREA; from the coding sequence ATGACCCTCACAGGCAACCTGCTGATCGGCCAACGCGCCGTGCCCGGCAGCCGCGACGCGATCCGCGCCATCGATCCGGCCAGCAACCAGGCCCTCGAACCCGCCTACGCCGGCGGCACCGCCGAACACGTGGCCCAGGCCTGTGCACTCGCCTGGGCGGCGTTCGACGCTTACCGCGAGACATCGCTGGAACAACGCGCCCACTTTCTTGACACCATCGCCAGCCAGATCGAAGCACTTGGCGATACCCTGATCGACCGCGTCGTCGCTGAGAGCGGCCTGCCCAAGGCACGCATCCAGGGCGAACGCGGCCGCACCTGCGGGCAACTGCGCACCTTCGCCCGTGTGGTGCGCAGCGGCGAATGGCTCGACGTGCGGGTCGACAATGCCCAGCCAACGCGCCAACCCCTGCCCCGCGCCGACCTGCGCCAGCGCCAGGTAGCCCTGGGACCGGTGGCGGTGTTCGGTGCCAGCAACTTCCCCCTGGCCTTCTCGGTGGCCGGCGGCGATACGGCCTCGGCCCTGGCGGCTGGCTGCCCGGTGGTGGTCAAGGCCCATGGTGCGCACCCCGGCACCAGCGAGCTGGTCGGCCAGGCCGTGGCCCGCGCAGTGCAACTCTGCGACCTGCCCGAAGGTGTGTTCTCGCTGTTGTACGGCGCAGGCCGTGAGGTCGGCATGGCCCTGGTCCGCGACCCTCGGATCAAGGCGGTTGGCTTCACCGGGTCGCGCAGCGGTGGCATCGCCCTGTGCCAGGCAGCCCAGGCCCGCCCGGAACCGATCCCGGTGTACGCGGAGATGAGCTCGATCAACCCGGTGTTCCTCTTCGACGCAGCGCTACAGGCCCGTGGCGAAGCCCTGACACAAGGCTTCGTCGCCTCGCTGACCCAAGGTGCCGGGCAGTTCTGCACCAACCCCGGTTTGGTGATCGCCCGCCAGGGGCCTGCGCTGCAGCGCTTCATCGCCAACGCCAGCGAGCAGGTGCGCCAGGCCGCCGCACAGACCATGCTGACCCCTGGCATAGCCGATGCCTACCAGGCCGGTGTCGGCGCGCTGGCCGACAACACCAACGCCGAGGTGGCCGCCAGCGGCCAACCGCAACACGGGCCTAACCAGTGTCAGGCGCAACTGTTCGTGACCAACGCCGTGGCGTTTCTCAGCGATCCGGCGCTGCAAGCCGAAGTGTTCGGCGCGGCTTCCCTGGTGGTGGCCTGCGACAGCGATGAGCAAGTACGCCAGGTGGCCGAACACCTGGAAGGCCAGTTGACCGCCACGCTGCACCTGGACGATGGCGATATCGAGCGCGCCCGCGAGCTGGTGCCGACGCTGGAGCGCAAGGCCGGGCGAATCCTGGTCAACGGCTGGCCGACCGGGGTCGAGGTGTGCGACGCGATGGTCCACGGCGGGCCCTTCCCGGCCACCTCCGATGCCCGCAGCACCTCGGTGGGCACCGCCGCGATCCTGCGCTTCCTGCGCCCGGTGTGTTACCAGGACTTCCCCGACGCCCTGCTGCCTGTGGCACTCCAGCATGGCAACCCGCTGCAGCTGCGGCGCCTGCTCGACGGCCAACGGGAAGCCTGA